The sequence ATGCTCCGGAGGTATCCAGTGTAGGAAGATTATTTGACGCTGTAGCAACAGTTATAGGCTTGAGAGATTACACGAGTTACGAAGGGCAGGCGGCGAGTCAGCTGGAATCATTGATAAGTTTAAGCGTTAATGGTTATTATGAATACGATATATCTGATGAAGGCATCATAAATCCTGTAAGTATAGTATTGTCTGCATATAAAGATAGAGAAGCAGGCGTAGATTTAAGTACGATTTCAACAAAATTTCATAATTCGATCGTTATGTTTACAGTTGATGCAGTTAAAAGGGTAAGGAAAGTATCAGGATTAAATGACGTTGTTTTAACAGGTGGAGTTTTTCAAAATCGATATTTGCTTGAAAATATTAAGAGCCAATTAGAACAAGAAGGTTTTTGTGTATATGTACACAGGAAAATTCCATGTAATGATGGAGGCATTTCGCTTGGACAGGCTGCAGTAGCCTTATATTCAAGCTGATTGTATCGTTATTTTATTGTCAATAGAATTGCGATATATTTAAAAAGATTAGTTAAATTTTTCATAAAAATAATTTTAAAATGATGTATTTTGTGTTATAATAAGAGAGGTGTGATGATGGAAAGGATAGAATTAAAACATGGCGGCGGAGGAAGGGCTTCACAGGATATTTTAAAATTATTTTTAAAGTATTTTGATGATGATATTTTAAAAGGTTTAGAAGATGCATCTATTCTGAATATAACAGGTGAAATCGCGTTTACCACCGATTCATTTGTGATTAAACCTCGCTTTTTCCCAGGTGGAGATATAGGCAAATTATCTATATGTGGGACTGTAAATGATCTTTCTGCTAGAGGGGCAATCCCGAAATATATTTCTGTTGCGTTTATAATCGAAGAAGGATTTGAACTTTGCGAACTGGAAAAAATAATAATGTCAATGGCTGAAACCGCAAAAGGTGCGGGAGTTAGAATAGTTACAGGAGATACTAAGGTTGTAGAAAAAGGCAAAGCAGATGGCTTATATATCAACACGTCAGGCATAGGTATCGTAAAAATACCCGGGATATCTGCGCATAACGTAAAGCCGAAGGATAAAATTATTATTACAGGAACTATAGGAGATCATGGAATTTCAGTTATGGCAAAACGAGAAGGGTTGAATCTTGATGTAGATGTTAAAAGCGATTGTGCACCATTAAATAAGGTTGTCGAGGATTTAGTACCACTAAGCAATCAGATACACGCTATGAGAGATCCTACTAGAGGTGGGTTATCAGCAACTTTAAATGAAATTGCCAGGGCCAGTCATGTGAATATGAAGATTTATGAAAGTGAAATACCTGTAAAAGATGCAGTTGTAAACGCTTGCGAAATACTTGGGTTGGACATATTGACGCTGGCTAATGAAGGAAAGCTTGTCATATTTTCATCTCCTGAAGTTGCAGATGATGTTATTAACATTTTAAAATCAAATCCGCAATGTAAAGATTCTAAAATAATAGGTGAAGTATATGATGGAGAAGGTATTGTGTTAATGGAAACTGTATATGGAACAGAGCGAATTGTAGATATGCCTGCAGGAGAAATTTTACCAAGGATATGTTGATATATTGGAAAATATGGCTATAATAATTACGAAATAGTGGAGGTGTTTTATTTGCAAATACCAAATTTAGATGAGATGGGTATATTTGAACTAAGAGATTTCGCAAAAAGCATGGGATTGAAGGGTTTTACAAAGTACAGAAAGAAAGAACTTATCGATTTCATAAAAAGCCATCTTGAAAGCATAAAAGGTTCGGCAGACACTAATAAGGATGAAGAGGCTGAAAAATCACCGGCGGAGCAAAACGAACAAGAAAAAAATCAAAACGAGGAAATAGTTTTAAATAGCAAAGAACAATTGGAAGGTGAAGAACAGCCTAAAGTTGATGAAGAACAAGAAAAACATCCTGAAAAGATTATAAAAGAACAAAAAGACACAGATTCAAAAATCCCTATTTTGGATAAAGAAATAGAAGAAGAATTGGACGCTGGAGTAAAAGAAAGGATTATAGATGAAGATGAGTTAAAAAAGAATAGGGTTAAAAGCATCAGCGAGGAAAAACAAGAAGTGCTTTCTGCTATAGATCAAAAAGATATAGATGAGGAAAATAAGAAGGAAATAAAGAGAATTGTGACTCAATTAGAGGATGAATCTATCCTGAGTATGATTGAAAGTCAAGGTGAGGCTATCGGCGAAGGTGTACTTGATATAATGCCCGATGGTTATGGATTTTTAAGGGCTGAAAATTATGTTCAGGGAGATAAGGATATCTACATTTCGCAGTCTCAGATTCGTCGCTTTGGTTTAAAGGTTGGCGATTGGGTAAAGGGCATTATAAGATTGCCTAAAGAAAATGAAAAGTACGGTGCGGTTATATATGTGCAATCGGTAAACGGAGATAAACCCGAGGCTATAAAAAATAGGGTTCCGTTTGAAGATTTGACGCCTATATTTCCTAAAAAGAGATTAAAGCTGGAGACGTCGCCAATTGACTTATCGACAAGACTTGTGGATCTCATTGCGCCTATAGGTAAAGGCCAGAGAGGTCTTATTGTAGCGCCGCCTAAAGCAGGGAAAACGACTCTTTTAAAGAAAATAGCAAATAGCATTTCTATCAATCATCCCGAAGTGCATCTTATTGTATTGCTCATTGATGAAAGACCTGAAGAAGTTACTGATATGAAAAGATCTATTAAAGGAGAAGTTGTATATTCAACTTTTGATGAATTGCCGGAACATCATACAGAAGTAGCGGAGATGGTATTGGAGCGAGCCAAGAGAATGGTGGAACAGAAAAAGGATGTTGTGATATTGCTGGACAGCATAACGAGGCTTGCAAGGGCATATAATCTTACAACACCGCCTTCAGGGAGAACATTGTCAGGT is a genomic window of Caldanaerobius fijiensis DSM 17918 containing:
- the rho gene encoding transcription termination factor Rho; protein product: MQIPNLDEMGIFELRDFAKSMGLKGFTKYRKKELIDFIKSHLESIKGSADTNKDEEAEKSPAEQNEQEKNQNEEIVLNSKEQLEGEEQPKVDEEQEKHPEKIIKEQKDTDSKIPILDKEIEEELDAGVKERIIDEDELKKNRVKSISEEKQEVLSAIDQKDIDEENKKEIKRIVTQLEDESILSMIESQGEAIGEGVLDIMPDGYGFLRAENYVQGDKDIYISQSQIRRFGLKVGDWVKGIIRLPKENEKYGAVIYVQSVNGDKPEAIKNRVPFEDLTPIFPKKRLKLETSPIDLSTRLVDLIAPIGKGQRGLIVAPPKAGKTTLLKKIANSISINHPEVHLIVLLIDERPEEVTDMKRSIKGEVVYSTFDELPEHHTEVAEMVLERAKRMVEQKKDVVILLDSITRLARAYNLTTPPSGRTLSGGLDPAALHPPKRFFGAARNIEEGGSLTILATTLIETGSRMDDVIFEEFKGTGNMELHLDRRLSERRIFPAIDIYKSGTRREELLLSSRELEAMWLIRKAMATTPPAEVMELLINKLMKTKDNNEFIEGIKSAIL
- the hypE gene encoding hydrogenase expression/formation protein HypE, with product MERIELKHGGGGRASQDILKLFLKYFDDDILKGLEDASILNITGEIAFTTDSFVIKPRFFPGGDIGKLSICGTVNDLSARGAIPKYISVAFIIEEGFELCELEKIIMSMAETAKGAGVRIVTGDTKVVEKGKADGLYINTSGIGIVKIPGISAHNVKPKDKIIITGTIGDHGISVMAKREGLNLDVDVKSDCAPLNKVVEDLVPLSNQIHAMRDPTRGGLSATLNEIARASHVNMKIYESEIPVKDAVVNACEILGLDILTLANEGKLVIFSSPEVADDVINILKSNPQCKDSKIIGEVYDGEGIVLMETVYGTERIVDMPAGEILPRIC